Below is a genomic region from Drosophila albomicans strain 15112-1751.03 chromosome 2R, ASM965048v2, whole genome shotgun sequence.
agcttttaattattagtaATCTATTTTTTCAGCCAGCCAAGCAAGCGAACTTTGCTGGGATCCGTGGCATACGCCAAGCCCTCAGTTGCTTTCCGGCATTTGGACGCTGCGGTTGACGGCATTTTGAGCGGAGTCACAACTTAAATTTTGGGTACAAAGGTCAGTGTAGCCTATCGCTAACTATCGCTTATTGGATTAATTCTTGGGGCAAAACGGCATTTCCACAGCCATTAACTTATGTATGTGgcatgtaaataataaaatatgaatatcaCACAGTGGTAATTGAATCGTTATCGCCAATACATAAATCCGAGCATCGACCTGCTGTCGACAGCACTTGACTTTGGTACTTTGGACTTGATTCGCActgttttgaaattaaaatgctgcTCTCCAGACAAGCCCACATACAAACAGTGGTTATCAGCTTATCAGTGTGGCATATGTTCCATATATTGCTCTTTTTCGATACCCCCAAGAAGAATCGCATTACTAATGACCCAATTCACTTTTAGACTTTAGAAGCATGGATCGCGAAAGCCTTTTTGTTGCAACTAAGGATGATGGCGACACCTACGCCTTTGATGAGACGTTGCCAGCGCTGCCGCTGCCCGAGCTGAGCGACACCATGCAGCGTTATTATGCCAGTCTAGTGCCCTTTGGAACCGCCGAGGAATTGGCTCAATCCCGCAGCATTATCGAGCAGTTCCAGAACGGCGTTGGAGCTGAATTGCATGCCAAACTCAAGGAGCGTGCttcgaaaatgaaaaactggCTGGGCACTTGGTGGGAGGATTATGGTTACCATTTGCTGCGCCTGCCACTTTTGCCCTATCAGATCATGGCTATGCCTTGCCAGATGAATTTAGTGGACATTCCCGAGACGAGCGATTATATGCTGAAGGTAAAATACAGTTCATCATTGAAATTCgattaaattaactttattttttgtctttcTGCAGACCCTTGCCCGTCAAATCCATCATACGCTCGAGTTCTGGGATCTGACGCGCAAAGGCACAATGAAGCCTCTTTCGTCCAATGGCGGCAAGATTAAATACTCCTCGGCCTTGTACAAACATTTCTTTTCGACCACGCGAGTCCCTGGCCTCGAACAGGATCACATCGAGAAGCATTTCCTGTCCAAGAACGAGGGCAATGGACCCAACCACATTCTCATTGGCGCCAAGGGGCGACAGTTTAGCTTTAGTTGTGTGCACGAAGATGACAGCATTCTGACAGCACCCGAGATTCTGGTGAACTTGCAGCGCTTACGCAGCATTCTTGACTATGAACCAGAGGGCGATGGCGTCGCAGCTCTAACACACGATGATCGCACCAACTGGGCTAAGAATCGTAATCATCTGCGCGAGATTTCCGAGGAGAACAAGCGCACATTGCTCTCGGTGGAAAACTCAGTCATGGTTCTCTGCTGGGACGAACACTGTCCGAATGATGCAGAGCAAGCCTCACAGCTGTCCATCTATGGTGACTATCATTCCCGCTGGGCGGATCGCAGCAGTTGCCTGGTGGCCTTCAAGAACGGTCACTTTGTGTACACCGGAGAGCATAGTTGCTACGATGGCACAATCAGCGCTAGCTTTGCCACTTTTATGCAACTCAGTTTCTTCGAAGTACCAGAACCCGATTGGAGCGAGGCGCACAACACGAAGATTATACCCATTGAGGAGCTCAAGTTTCAGCTGGACGACACACTCAAGTCTGAGATTCAACGTGTGCTTAAAGAGGTCGAAGAACGAGTAAGCAGCATTGATGAACCAATTGTTGAAGAGCTTCTATTAAATGGTTTTCATATACTTAGGGTATCGATGTCACGGCAACATTTACAGTGTTTGATGACTACGGCAAGGAGTTTATGAAGAGCATGAAACTGCATCCAGATTCGTTTGTGCAGGTCATCCTGCAATGGACATACTACAAGATGCATAAGGAGTAAGCAAGACTAGACTAAGCCTcagaatttacttatttactaTAGAAAGTGACCCTCAGTTGGAATGTGGTTCGTGTCTTCGTTAAGCACTAGTTGAAATACTTGCTATTATTTGTGCTTTAACTTTAAGAGGCACTGAATGCTAAGTCCTAAGACTAATGTAAATTTACAGTAGCAAATATTTGGAATTCGAATTTTAAGATATCTCTTCAAGTGGCTTTGAAGTTGTAAATGTACATTTGAGTTGATCAACAGATTAATTATGTCTTTCCTTACAGAATTGCTCCCACCTATGAGACGGCACTGATGCGTCACTTTTACAATGGACGCACTGAAACGTTGCGTTCCTGCACCAGCGCTGTTCACGATTTTCTTAAGGCCTCGTCAAACACATCCACAACTGATGCACAACTGATTAAAGCCTTCCGCGCTGCTGTCAACGAGCACAGACACATGATGGACGAGGCGCGCAAGGGAAATGGCATCGATAGACATCTCTTTGGTCTGTGGTGTGTTGCCTACGAAAACAAATTAGACATTCCGGCGCTCTACGATGATCCTTTGTATGCCAAgagtggcggcggtggcaactTTGTGTTGTCCACCAGTACGCTGGGTTTCACACCCAATGTGGGCTTTGTGGCCCCAATGACCTTTGATGGCTATGGCGTCTTCTATGCGATTACATCGGATGCGTAAGTGTAACTGAAACAGCGCAAAAAGAATGCAACATTAATGATTTCTCTTTACAGCATTTACATCAACTCGACGGCGTATCGTGACAGCATCAAGACGAGTGCTCGAAAGTATAACATCATCTTCAAAGAGTCGTTCCGACGCATGCGAAAACTGCTGGAACAGCTGAAGACTgattcaaatttgtaaattacaagcaaacattttgcagaaaccaacaacaactctaGTCATGAAACAGTATGCATTCCAAAGAAAATCAGAAAAAACTTGGGAATCGCCACATTTTAATCAACTGATTACTGATTCAGTTTCTGACTGGACAACGCTGCATTTCCTTTTTAcgtatttcattataattataagtTACAAAGTGCttctttgtgtgtatgtagccGATTAAAAGATCAAAGATCATTAAATTCCATAAACAATTTCTTTGGGTTTTCGATGacaacttttatttgaaattcaatgtCCAATGATTGATTAATTACATTTCACGATAATTCAACTTCAAAATGCAactatatgttatgtatgtatatatttatatatatatttatgagtaAGCATATTATGTAAGGACCAGCGGCTCTTTCAACTGGCTAAAATTCATGATATATGCTAAAAGTGAGCTGCATGGCTTACGATTcacaaattattcaattatgcaCTACAAAATACGTATCCAGTGAAGCATTTATGATCAACTCTGGGATATAGATAGGTAGCCATTACTAGTTAGTTCGATTAAGTGCTGCTCTATTCACTAATTACAAATCTCGTACTCCTCCTACTACGCACAAATTCGCGGAATTGGCTCTTGCGCctctacacaaaaaaaaaacaaggggGAGTCACAGTCACAGACCTTTAGTGCCCCtggcgagagagagaaataaacCAAGAACGATCGTTATTCATTAACTGAGGGCGAAGGATTAAGCTCAATCCGTTAAACTAGTGTGTATGATAGTAAGATAGGCCAACGTGCGACGGCATCAAAGTATAACCACTGCGATATTGCTGATTATGATCTTGCTGCCGTTGATTGTTGGCATAAAACTGCACTCATTCCTGCCCAGGCACCGCCATCGCCtgatgagctgctgctgcctgctgttgctgttgttcgcTGCTTGTTGTATTGCTATTTGGATCCTCGATAGCAGTCTTGTTGCCAGCTGCTTGATTGCTTGTCTCTGCAGCTGTCGCaactgctgatgatgatgatgttgctgtggGCGGTGGCTGGAACGCCGGTCGTTGCACAAACATATTATCGATGATGTGATCAATGTTATCTGAACTGCCGGCCTCATCGCTCTTTGGATTCGCATTGGTGCCGCTGCCCGTGGCAGCGCGACTCTTGTGCTTCTCCGATGGCGGCAGTATGGGAATCGCATTGGTGGGTCGACGCTGAGGCAGCACAGCGGGTCGTGTCGTTGTCTGAGCTGGCGACACAAAGTACGTGGTGCCGCCGACAGTATTATAGTTTTGGTGATAGTTCAATGCAGCTGGCGCCTGAGCTGCTTGTGCCACACTTGACTGAGTTGCTTGTGGCGCTGGCtgcgactgttgttgctgctgtggtggcggctgctgctgctgttgttgctgctgtggggCATAGGCCACAGCTGCGGGTGTGGCTGGCAAATAGGCGGCATTGGCCGGATTGACATAGGGCGCCTGTGGCACAGCGACGGGCACTGGAACCGCTTCGCCGCCACCCGTCACATAGTATGAGGGTGCAGCTTGGGCCTGTGGATATGCTGCGGCTTTTGGCTGTGTTGTGGCAACTGCTGTGGGCGGCGCTGGACCCAATTGCAGTGTCTGCAGCTGCACCTGCAACTCCTGCTGCTGATAGGCCATCTGGAGACGCAACAAATGCGGATCTTGCAGCATTATttgtgactgttgctgctgttgttgttgctgctgcatctgcaattgctgttgcatttgctgctgctcagcgagatgctgctgttgctgttgttgctgctgctgtgtcgCCTCGTGCTGCGTGCGCCGCAGACTCGAGTAGCGCTTGGGTCCATTGCGATGCTCGCCAGGCaactcttgttgctgttgctgctgcagatgcaactgttgctgttgctgctgttgttgttgctgctgctgttgttggttctGAGAGGCGAGCGCATGCATTTGCACACTGCCCACATGACTTGGATCGTTGCGTTGTTGCACCTGCTGCAGACGCTGCGACAAATTCGATGTGACCAGAGGcgtctgttgttgtggttgctgctgttgctgcttgggCTGATGCGACAagtgtttctgctgctgtggtgcttgctgctgctgctgctgttgctgttgatgttgcagctgctgttgctgtggctgtcgctgttgatgtggttgctgttgctgctgctgctgagatgGCACCTCGTTCTTGGGTAATCCATTTGTTCGATTCGCATTTGGCTTCGCATGATGATAATCTCGCTCCGCACGCTGCTCGGCATAATCGCGCTGTTCGCCACGCGAGTGACTTGAACGATGACCAGACTTCTGCTTGAACTCCATGGGATTCTGGCGATTCGAGCCGCCAGCTGCACGCTCCCTGTAATTGCGATTCTTGCGCTCATCCTGACTCAACTTACCGGCTGGCAATCCAGCGTTGGCTGGGCCCGAGCCTGATCCTGGTGCAGTACCCAGCTGCTTCTCCACACTGCCATTGGCGAGGCTGCGACGCTCGCCACGATTCTCCTTCTCGTCGCGCGACGTCGAGGAACGTCTGGCACGcattttgctgccgctgctcgtGCCGCTTCTTTGCTGCTCATTCAAAGCAGGGAAGTCTTGGGGACGCGGTGGCTTACGCTCCTTATTGCTGGCCTTCAAATACGCTTGTTCATCCTCCCAGT
It encodes:
- the LOC117573412 gene encoding peroxisomal carnitine O-octanoyltransferase, whose amino-acid sequence is MDRESLFVATKDDGDTYAFDETLPALPLPELSDTMQRYYASLVPFGTAEELAQSRSIIEQFQNGVGAELHAKLKERASKMKNWLGTWWEDYGYHLLRLPLLPYQIMAMPCQMNLVDIPETSDYMLKTLARQIHHTLEFWDLTRKGTMKPLSSNGGKIKYSSALYKHFFSTTRVPGLEQDHIEKHFLSKNEGNGPNHILIGAKGRQFSFSCVHEDDSILTAPEILVNLQRLRSILDYEPEGDGVAALTHDDRTNWAKNRNHLREISEENKRTLLSVENSVMVLCWDEHCPNDAEQASQLSIYGDYHSRWADRSSCLVAFKNGHFVYTGEHSCYDGTISASFATFMQLSFFEVPEPDWSEAHNTKIIPIEELKFQLDDTLKSEIQRVLKEVEERGIDVTATFTVFDDYGKEFMKSMKLHPDSFVQVILQWTYYKMHKEIAPTYETALMRHFYNGRTETLRSCTSAVHDFLKASSNTSTTDAQLIKAFRAAVNEHRHMMDEARKGNGIDRHLFGLWCVAYENKLDIPALYDDPLYAKSGGGGNFVLSTSTLGFTPNVGFVAPMTFDGYGVFYAITSDAIYINSTAYRDSIKTSARKYNIIFKESFRRMRKLLEQLKTDSNL
- the LOC117573411 gene encoding transcription factor SPT20 homolog, giving the protein MADIEKMTAAAAPTDIPVLSSSNVSETGGASSSTAELGTSPSVQEPVSSNSHPHDSEYDTASDLEGGEDYDDDDDESTSDEESETDDDDDDDETDADADDDELGSGLERNAATAAGDSEAQKKVDEDRSNPQYIPKRGTFYEHDDRTAETEGDGAAVDPTANDSSPGGLAEPSSADADGNEVIGISGGAPAAGQPATISQASKTMKKWQPASGGDRWSHDRFEASEQAPKSRAELLQTYGYDIRNEDAAPRARRRRRYGRGPSKYSRNWEDEQAYLKASNKERKPPRPQDFPALNEQQRSGTSSGSKMRARRSSTSRDEKENRGERRSLANGSVEKQLGTAPGSGSGPANAGLPAGKLSQDERKNRNYRERAAGGSNRQNPMEFKQKSGHRSSHSRGEQRDYAEQRAERDYHHAKPNANRTNGLPKNEVPSQQQQQQQPHQQRQPQQQQLQHQQQQQQQQQAPQQQKHLSHQPKQQQQQPQQQTPLVTSNLSQRLQQVQQRNDPSHVGSVQMHALASQNQQQQQQQQQQQQQQLHLQQQQQQELPGEHRNGPKRYSSLRRTQHEATQQQQQQQQQHLAEQQQMQQQLQMQQQQQQQQQSQIMLQDPHLLRLQMAYQQQELQVQLQTLQLGPAPPTAVATTQPKAAAYPQAQAAPSYYVTGGGEAVPVPVAVPQAPYVNPANAAYLPATPAAVAYAPQQQQQQQQPPPQQQQQSQPAPQATQSSVAQAAQAPAALNYHQNYNTVGGTTYFVSPAQTTTRPAVLPQRRPTNAIPILPPSEKHKSRAATGSGTNANPKSDEAGSSDNIDHIIDNMFVQRPAFQPPPTATSSSSAVATAAETSNQAAGNKTAIEDPNSNTTSSEQQQQQAAAAHQAMAVPGQE